GGTTGACGTTCCGCACGCCGGTCTCCGTCGCGAGGATGACGGACCACAGCGTGCCCATCACCACGACGAAGAGCATGGCGCCCTCGGTTTGACCGAACCACAACAGTGCCAGCGGCACCCAGCAGACGCTCGGCAGCCCCTGCAGGCCCAGCGCCAGCACGCCGAGTGTGTCGCGCAGGGTCTGCACGCGGGCCGTGAGGAAACCCAGCGGCACGCCCGCGGCCAGGCCGATGAGATAGCCGGCGACCAGGCGTTTCATCGTAACCACCGAGCTGGCCCAGAGCGTGCCGTCGCGCAGCGCCTCCCAGAGGTAGAGGCCCACGCTTTCCGGCGAGGGCACGAGGACGGGCGACCAGATTTTGGCCACGAAGGCCCAGTGCCAGGCGCCAATCAGCAGCAGGAAAAAGGCGGATGCGGTAAGAAATCGTTTCATCAGATGCCGGCTCCGTGTTCCATGTGTTCCTTCAGGGTCCGCGTGATGCGCGTGGCGTAACCCGCCACCTCGACGCTGTTGATGTCGCGCGGGCGGGACAGCTCCACCCGGAACTCCTCGCGGATGCGTCCGGGATGCGGTGAAAACAAAACGACGCGATCGCCGAGGCACACCGCCTCGCGCACGTTGTGCGTGACGAAAACAATGGTCACGTTGCGCTGCTGCCAGATGCGCTGCAGGTCACCGTAGAGCTGCTCGCGGGTCATGGCATCAAGCGCGGCAAACGGTTCGTCCATCAGGAGCACACGGGGATTCGGGGCGAGCGAGCGCGCGAGGGCCACGCGCTGCTTCATGCCGCCGGACAGCTCGTGGATGTTGGCGTGGCGGAATTTCTCCAGCCCCACGAGCTTCAGGTAGTAGTCCGCGATCTCGCGCCGCTCGGCATCGGTCAGGCCGGGCTTGCGCTTGAGGCTGAACATGACGTTGCCGAAAGCATCGAGCCAGGGAAACAGCGCCGACTCCTGGAACATCATCATGCGCTCGCGGCTCGGCCCCTTGATCGGCTGGCCGGCCGCCGCGACAGTGCCCTGCCCCGGCAGCTCCAATCCCGCGATCATGTTCAGCAACGTGGATTTCCCGCAGCCACTGGGTCCGACCAGGCACACGAACTCGCCCTCGGTGATCTGCAGGCTGATGTTGTCGAGCGCATGCACGCGACCGCGCGAGGTCTCGAACCACTTGGATACCTTGTCGATGGCGAGCCGCGCGGAGGGCGGGGATTGGAGTTCCGGGGTCATGGCTGGGAGGAGAACAGGCGGTCGAGCGGGATGGCGTTGCGCAGGAAGCCGACGCTCTGCGCCTCCTTAACGAGGGCGTCAAATCGGGGCTGCGCCACTTCGCCGGTGAAGGTAAGCCGCTTCCACGCGCTGGCGACCAGCACGGCGGAAATCTCGCGCTTGGTCTCCGCGCTCAGGCCGGCACGCACACGCTCGCGGGCCTCGTCAGGATGGGCGTTGATCCAGTCCGTGAGGCCAAGGTGGGCGGCCTTGAACTTGGCCACGAGGGCCGGCTGCGTGCGCAGGAATTTCACGCTGGTGACCAGGATGGTGGTGATCGCGTCAGGCTGCTCGAGCAGCGCCTTGCCGCCGGCCTCCAGCTCCAGGCGCGAGACCCAGGGCTCGACGGTCCAGACCGCGTCGAGGCGGCCCTGCTGGAAAAGCCCGAGCTGGTCCGGATTGGCGGTGGGCAACACGAACACATCGCCGCCGGTGAGGGTGATGCGGAAACCCTGCGCGGCCAGCCAGGCCCGGGCGGCCACGTCCTGAGTGTTGCCCAGCTGCGGGGTGCCGAGGCGCAGGCCCTTAAACTGCGCGGGGGTAGAAATTTTCCCGCTGCCCGGGACCACGAGGGCCGCGCCGCCCTGAGCAGCGCCGGCCAGCACGCGAATCTCGTCGCCGCGCGAACGGATGTAGGCGTTGAGCGCGGGGTTGGGGCCGACGTAGGTGAGGTCAATGGACCCGGCGAAGATCGCCTCCATCGCGCTGGGCCCGGCGTTGAAGGGGAAC
The DNA window shown above is from Oleiharenicola lentus and carries:
- a CDS encoding ABC transporter permease, whose translation is MKRFLTASAFFLLLIGAWHWAFVAKIWSPVLVPSPESVGLYLWEALRDGTLWASSVVTMKRLVAGYLIGLAAGVPLGFLTARVQTLRDTLGVLALGLQGLPSVCWVPLALLWFGQTEGAMLFVVVMGTLWSVILATETGVRNVNPLYVRAASTMGSTGLHMWVFVMLPASLPFIVSGMKQGWAFAWRSLMAAEIYVTILTGFGLGHLLHYGRELNAMEQVVAIMLLIVLIGLLADKILFSPWEKFLHRRWGTEK
- a CDS encoding ABC transporter ATP-binding protein, which gives rise to MTPELQSPPSARLAIDKVSKWFETSRGRVHALDNISLQITEGEFVCLVGPSGCGKSTLLNMIAGLELPGQGTVAAAGQPIKGPSRERMMMFQESALFPWLDAFGNVMFSLKRKPGLTDAERREIADYYLKLVGLEKFRHANIHELSGGMKQRVALARSLAPNPRVLLMDEPFAALDAMTREQLYGDLQRIWQQRNVTIVFVTHNVREAVCLGDRVVLFSPHPGRIREEFRVELSRPRDINSVEVAGYATRITRTLKEHMEHGAGI
- a CDS encoding ABC transporter substrate-binding protein, with protein sequence MKPLYFLILTLLVPVLAAAEKTVIRVGYFPNVTHAQGVIGSHGTRDGRGWFEQQLGPDVTVQWFPFNAGPSAMEAIFAGSIDLTYVGPNPALNAYIRSRGDEIRVLAGAAQGGAALVVPGSGKISTPAQFKGLRLGTPQLGNTQDVAARAWLAAQGFRITLTGGDVFVLPTANPDQLGLFQQGRLDAVWTVEPWVSRLELEAGGKALLEQPDAITTILVTSVKFLRTQPALVAKFKAAHLGLTDWINAHPDEARERVRAGLSAETKREISAVLVASAWKRLTFTGEVAQPRFDALVKEAQSVGFLRNAIPLDRLFSSQP